GCTGAAAAAGCCGTTCGAGGGGACGCACTGCTCACGATCGTGCATTCGGAGATCGCGACGTACGGGTATCACAACGCGCACGAAACGACGGATTTCGTGCTCGATTGGGTGAACATGCGCCGTCGTCCCACGAGCGTAGAACAACCCTTACCCACGCTCGTGGCGATGAAAAACGTCGTGCCGAACGCCTACATGCGGCCGCTCGAACCGCTCACCGAGGCGCATCAGGGCGAATTGCACGTGCGCGGATACGATGGATCGGGCCCGATGACCCACATGCTCCACCTCATTCAATTTTCCACGACCGCACTGCCCGATTTGGTTCGTTATTGGGGCGCGTCCAAAACGAGCGACGTGACGTCGTCGAAAGCCTCGAAAAAATAGGTTGGCTCGGTAAGCGCCAACGATTTTCGAGCAAACGGGCCCCACAGCGCCGCTCCCGTCGACACGCGAGCGCCCCGACCCGCACGCATGTCGTGCAAGCTATCCCCAATGAACAGCGTTTGTCCGGGACTCGACCCAAGCTGGTTCATTGCATGATGCACCGGCTCCGGATCCGGCTTGTGTCGCGTCACGTCTTCGGCACACACCACGACTTCGAAAACATCGAGCAATTCGAGCGCCGTGAGCCCAATTTGGGCGCCGTGCCGACCCTTGCTCGTCACGATGCCCAGACGTACGCCCGCCGCAGCGAGCG
The nucleotide sequence above comes from Polyangiaceae bacterium. Encoded proteins:
- a CDS encoding HAD-IA family hydrolase gives rise to the protein MPRYSTVLFDLDGTLLDSTRLILDSFHHTFAKHGLPAQPDDTFLAGVGTPLRVEFAKHCNRSEEVEAMIATYREYNFQHHDRMVSAFPGSVACVRTLAAAGVRLGIVTSKGRHGAQIGLTALELLDVFEVVVCAEDVTRHKPDPEPVHHAMNQLGSSPGQTLFIGDSLHDMRAGRGARVSTGAALWGPFARKSLALTEPTYFFEAFDDVTSLVLDAPQ